AAGTTAACAACCAGCGACTAAACACGGTCACTTTGTTGTCACAATGCCAGCAGCAATCTaaatcaaaattacacagTAAGTACGTTTTTTTGCCTCTCATCCTAACATACCAATGTACTCCTCCGGCTCGCTGGATGTTTGGTATGGTAATGTGGTGCTATTagttaattattttatttaactgtagaattttttctatttttatccGTCGACTGTAAACAAGGGGTTCTTCCAGTTCCGGTTGCTTCCGGTATTTGTTTGAAGGTGAAACCTAATATTGTAAACTTTAcagttcattttcattttacttccTATATTTTAGGTTTGGCAATTCCCATTTGCTTAAACCTGTTTCATCTGTCCGAATATATCctttacggttatttaaaaacttgccTTTTTAAACACGTCGTTAAACTCAAGGATAATTTGTCTTTCACTTCCCAATAAGGATTGAATTGATGCGGATACCATGTTAATTCAGTACGCCCTTCAGCACTTTTCGACGACCTAATTTACTTTACGTACTACAATTTCTACAGCAGCCTTGTCATTGGAAGAAAACGCATACCAACTTATCTCTTTAAAAAGTTAGGTTGATTTGTTGCCATCGTGAAACGAACTTGAGGAAAGTTTAAGAGGTATATATTGATTTTTAACAAATATTACGATACATAAGGTGAAATAGCTCAAAATTCATACAGTATACGTATAATAGTAAATTTTTGGGGAGGGTGATTACATGGAAGCGAAAAGTTTGAGCTTAATTCAATTTAAAGCgattaacctttttttttctcagatGTTCATGGAGGTATAAAAAGAGTATTCCGTCAGGAATCGAGGCAATTTTTCATCATTGGTAAATGTTCACGCTCTATATCAACACTTTTAACTTTCGTTCGGGACTGGTGTTTACATTTTGCTGAAAGTTTGCATACGAGACCAAGAATCCAGCAATTTTGTAACAGTTTGAAAGCGCCGTTTCTTCCATTCCAGATTTATACGGGTTCTCTCAAGTGCTTGCTGGACAGCCCGCGTTGAAGTACCTAAATCGCCTTTGCCTCCTTCGCTTAACGTCACCAACTGCAACAAAACACATTGTTTGGGTAATTACCTTAATTTAATACAATATAATCAATCACACTTACGTTCTCCAGATGCGTCTCGGTGTCCAGTGTTTGCGATATCGTGTCTACTAGACGTCCGAGAACGGCCAGACTAGGAAACCTGTTGAATTACAACCCACGGAATGAAAGACCTCAAATGTGAAAAAGAATATTGGTAACTTACTCTTTAACCATTTTATCCCAATGAAATAGcacaaaatcaaaaaccaTTGAAGATCCGATTGGATTTGCAGATACGGAGGCAAAAACAGTTGGTGAGTCTTGGCGACGGATACCCGAATTGGCATCCAAGGCCCATTCAAGTAAcctgataacaaaacaaatgaccACTCCATTAAGGTAAGTTCAAAACATGtcacaagaatttttttaagaaagtATGTGTACGTGTTTAACGCTTCCGGGCTGCTGGAACAGCTTAACGCGTAAAgcagcatttctttttcgctggACAAATCTGTCGATAGATAGCGCTCCAAGGCGAAATCCCATTCTTCGTCACCGCTGTTGGCGATTGCAGCGCAGGCAACGACTCGTTTATAATTCGGCTTGACCCAGCTGAGTACAAGAGATCGACGGTTATAAAAGGATAAAACATCCTACAAGATAAGCTGAATCGTATAACTTGTTATTGTCAGGTTGCGCCATCCAAGACTTGTAAAGAGCTGTGGCGTTATTGACACATTCGGCAACACCCAATCGGCAAGCCCATGAAATCAATTGATTGCGATTCGATATCAGCAAATGGGAATCGCCTTTTCTTTCGTCGAAACCGATTTGCTCGTACGCAGGAAGTAGTAGCCATTTGacgtattccttttttttgaaaacgaggTTACGAGCTAGTTAAATGCGAAAATTATAGATCGAAAAAGGTCATACTCGTAATTTGTCCTTGCTGGGCGTTTGGTACAGCATTCTATCTAAGTAGTCGAAGCTTCTAAAAGCTGATGCCCATGGCGCATAATCTCTTTCTGATCGTAGATAGCGGCTCAATTCGAAAGCCACGTAATACGGAAGCGAACCCGCACGTGCGACATTCAAACTATCGTCGAGCAACTGCGAACGACTAAACGTAGAAATGGCACGGTGGTCTTTAAGTAATTGCTCGGTTATTAGTTTCCAGTTAATTTCATCGTAGTTGACACGATAATAACCTATATGGTAATTAGTAATTAATTCGTGAGGTCTGTTGATTATTAAAGAAAGATGCTAACCGATTTGATCGATATTGAAAATGATCCAATCAGTGGGAGCAGAGGGCAGTTCAAGTTCAATTCCATCTTCCGTGCCCAGTATCCAGGCCTGGTAAGTTGTATTGAAATCGGGGGTGTATGTCAGGGGGATCCACCATAGAGGGAACTCTGATGAATTTCGAGACGAAAGTAAATAGAATCTTTCCTgtttaaatgaagaaaaaagaaaatttttaaattgtttgttttaaggTTTTGAATTTTGCTAATCACCTGCGTCACGATAGCCGTTTGCAAGTCGTAGTTTCTCCTAACCGTAACGATTGGATAACCGGTTTGAAGAGACCAGCTGGTCATTATCGTTTTAATATCTGCTGGAAGTTCAAGTGCATCGATGGACTGGTTGCTCATCGCCTTCCACAAGTCATCATCCACAGCGCTCTGatatttcctttcattttcaaccgcaattaaaggtaaataaatattaaaataattaaacatcTTCATATGTGTGTGTACTTATTATTCAGGTAGGAAGTGAGACCTTGTTGGAATTTCTTGTGACCCAGAAAACCAGCAAACATTCGAATGACAGCAGGACCTGGTACAGAACGGTACATTCAGATTTAAccaaaagtatttatttatttatttttttttaactgtcaCTTGTTTTTACCTTTAGCATAGGGAATTGAATCAAAGAGTCCGTTgatttcgtttctctttttcactGGCATTGACATGGCATGCGACGACAAGAGAGAGTCTACTGCAAAAACCTTTTGCGTTTCCTGGACGGTGAACTGTTGACCCATTTGCAAACTTGGTTCCACCtgaaaatgaacatttttatGTCAGCTCAGGTGAAATCTTCAACTGAGACATCACCTACCACGTCTAGTCCGACGTACATCAAATAGTTGGCAAAACCTTCTTTCAGCCAAAGATCGCTCCAAAATTCCATGGTAACGAGATTGCCAAACCATTGGTGGACTATTTCGTGAGTTAGAACGGaagataatttttgtttgtcggCAGCGGAAGACCTTAACGGGTCGTGTAACAAAGCTGTTtctctatttaaaaaaaaaataatctaaTTATTATCAACTCTGAATATTTATTCAGAgttgaaaaaaatcattctCATGTTTTCTTATTCAGGTAATTGTTTCTAGCTACGGAGTAGGAAAATTGCGTCAAGAAATTAATGCCTTTGCTGATTTGCATAGCGAGACGGGCataaatagaaatgaaaaatgcctGGAACACGGATCACAAAAGTGTGCCACGCTAAAATAGACACTCAAGGCTGACCACAAGAAAACTGGTTAAATATAAGACACTGACCTGTAGGTGATAAGACCCCAGTTCTCCATGGCACTAACAGCAAAATCAGGTATGGCGAACATATCAATTTTGGGTAACGGGAAACTTATGTTGAAGTAATTTTCGAAGTATCTCAATACTCTAGGGCCTAAGATTCGAGCGTATCTGCAACAGAGATTAAATACTTGAGGCTCAATAATCTCTTAATTAATCCCCAATAATCTATACTCGGTTTGTTTCCCAGCTGAAGGCCTAGTCCAAGTGCGAAACTTGGTGCGATCTTGGAGGTCGATTTCAGGCGAGTCAAGACCTTCAAATTCCGAAACGATGAAGGCCAAAATATAGGTGGACATGGGCAAAGTTGTTTCATACTCGTCCCACACATAATCCGGTAAATCCTCACTAAAATgtggtatttaaaaaaaaaaattcattttcaggtaatttttctatttgtacTTTTGGTATGTTCGCTTCAAAGGCATGTTGGAGTGAGCTATCCGAAATTTTTGACGGCCAAGtgttatttgaaaaacagcTTTCATTCCCGGTTCGTCGAAACAAGGGAATGCTCTCCTAGCATCTGTCGGAGAAAATTGCGTGGTAGCAATATACCTGGTAATTGTAATGAAATTAATCATTTGTTATGGGATGACAGACGACTATAATTACTTATTGATCCCATTTTCAGTGTAGGACGCTCTGTAGAATCCGTTTAATTTGTCGTTCAATTGACTAACGAACCGAATCGAAAGTTTGTAATATTTCCCCACTTGGAGCGTTTCGTTTTTGGTTCCAATAACCAACAGTTGCCGAGTCTTGTCTTCGATGTAAGACTGGATAGGAACTCGTCTGGATTCGACCAGATCGTAAACCTGTTAAACGTTCGTAATCaaccgaaaatgttttttattgcAAAGCGAAATCACGAAATTACCTGAAGACCTTCGTCCTTGGCGATTCGAATTTCGGCCATGTGAAGCACAATCATCGTCGTTGGTTCCATGCATTCTAAAAGGATGTCTACTTGTCCATCGATAGTGAAATTACCTTCTTCGATAAATGGCAATAGCCGCAGTTTGTAATGTCGTGGTAGTACCCAACGAGGTAATCGCCAATCCGTGTACTTGGGTATCGATCGTGGCTGTTTCGCTGTTCCTTGGATCACCATGAGGGTGAATATCAACATCACTAAACGAAACAACATGATGAACTACCCAcggctgtttttgaaaaaaaaaaggggggaaatcAGTGGGAACAGGACTATTTCACGGCTGATTCCTTCAAAACACGAGGACGTTGTGGCGCGAGACTTTCTCTGTCGGGTGTGAATGACAGACCCCACAATTGTTTATACGTACCTGACGGCAtactctctctttctctggtTTTCTCTCACCTCTTTGGGGTCTCCTCATACCTTAGCTGGTGCCGTCTGGCCTAAGGCCATTTCCCCACCCACTTTCCCGTGCGCGGAACGTCACATAAGGAAGTGAAAGTGGACACGTTGCATCACGCAATTAAAACGAGGCAAACCATAGAAATATAATGCAACTTGTTTACTCGCTTACATAATTTGGTACATGTGCACGTAGAATACATAACGTGTGCAATCAGATTTCGGAGAATATCAACTTTGGAATAGGTAAGccaaaaaatgcaattttgcACTTTGCAGTGAGACAACAAGTAAAATGTAGAAAATACAtcataaaaatgtaaaatggaAGAAAGCTTATTGGAATGTTTTCTCTATTTAGATGATTCCAGTGTATTTGCGAGGTTGGCAAACTTCGTCCATGGCGCGGATAATGACCTCCTTTGGAATCGATGACTGGCACATATTCACCAACACGAACAGGTGGCGATATGCATACTCATTCTCAAGGATAAATAAGATGGAATATGTAAATTTTGTGGCTCACACGAGTCGCTGTGGTCGTTAAAATCAAGCATTCAAGTTACCTTGGGCAGGTGGAAACAACGCTGAGAGAATGCATGGACAAGCTCTTCGTAGCAGGAAAAGTTGGTTAGCTTCAGTCGACCGTTAAGGATGAACTCTGTTTTAGCCTCATCTTCAGTGGCCTTCAAAACGATTTTCCTTAAGGTATCTTTCAAGTGTTGGCGTTTCTGTGGAAACAAGGAAATATCGTCTTTACTTAATCCGATTTACCTTTTTCActtaacagataaaagaaaagcaaatagaaaagtgaaaaaaaaaaagaaaaaaaataataaccttTTCAATTCTACGAAGTTTTCGTTGAATGTTTGCGGACTCTGGGCTGGAATTACTCCTCTGCAATTTGTGGCGCAAAATCGCTAACGGGACGTCACCGCTGGGAACAGCATCTAACAAAGGAGATACCCACGTCCGGCCATTGGAGGCCACTGGTGACTTGGCTTTACCTTGGAATTCGCCGACTTTCATTTTACCAATTGATAAATCACCATACTCCTACAAGTAACATAGAGTACAAAGATGGCCGACGGTCTTCAATCCAATTCGCATGAAATTCTTACCTGAACGTGTgatgtgtttgtttcttttcgaacAATGGAAAATTGCCGAAAGAGCGTCTCTTTAGTTAAATCTTCCTTTTCCGAATCTTCCATCCACATAACGCTGTAAACATCGCCGAGGTAAGTGTCACGGTTCGAGTCAAAGTAACAGGCAAAGGAGTGTTCATGAGCATTGGCAGCTGTCGTGACAAAAACTTCATGCAAAAATAATTAGATTTTAATTCATAAAGAATGTAAGAGAAATTATTATGACGAACTGTTTAGGTTATCGGAAAGCAAATCTTCAAACATGGACCCCGATTCACAAGCCTCAATGTACAAGACCAGTTTAGCGAACTGTTTTCTGTGGTACATATCCAGCAGTGTATCTAGAAACGTTCGCGCGTGTAACTCCCCGTTGGGGAACGCCAACAAACCTGGTGCACCATGATCCACAAAGTTGATGAAAATGTGGTCAGATGGGCCACTAAACATTTAAATACAAGATGTATTTAAGTTCATACTTCTTTTCAAGTAAACAATACCTTAACAATACTCTTCCTGATCCTACACCTCTAAGACCTCTGATATCTCCAGAGATCACTTTGAGAAATGTTTCTGGTGTAACATCCTAGTATTAAGATTTTATTGTACGTACTCAGAATAATAAAAGTGAAATCCAAACTGTAGCTCTACTTACTTTCCCAACATAATCTTTGCGTACTCCTTCATACACATTTTCTCCATTTGGTTCATTGATAATTATACCTTTAGTAGGATTCCTAAAGCCATGAAAATAACACAATTTACatgctatttttcttttactcaTAATTAGTTTTTCATTACTCTGTGCTATTCGCAATATCATCATACATAAGTGTAATGATATTATCAGCAGGAATTCCATGGCGACGTAAAACTTGGTAGGCATGGCAAATATCCGCCTATCAACATAAACTAAAATAGTACCAACAGTTTCAGATTAAAATGTCAAAGGAAAATGCATATACCTGATGTCTGTAGTTGTAATAGCCATTAGAGCCAGCTACAAGTACTGCccattgttttggttgtgcAGTATTTGAATCATTAACTATTTTCTTATGGAAAACTGACTCAATACTTTTCACCGTTTCGTCAGCCCGTGACACAATTTTTTCCAGGAATTTGTGATTGCTTTTGCTCAGTGCTACCACTGAGAAAACTGACGAAGAAACCAAAACAAGGGCAAGGAACGTGAAATAGACCCTACCGCGCATTTTGAACGGTGTGATGTCTAACTGtcgttattcaaattcaactgCTCAAATATCTTAGCTGAACTCAAAGAATGTTTCAACTGTCTTTTAAAATCTAACCGCTCCGAAACTTTAGACGACCAGAACCTCCCCCACAAAACAACACCTAACTCACATGTACATgtaaacacaaaagatgatGAAAGTCGAAAACAAGTCCAGAGGAAAACCACTGTTGCCTGCCCAGCTTTGGTAATCTTATCACAAATTACCATTACTAATTAGAGTAGCTCAGAGTTCAAAATTTCTTTCGAACCTTATTTTTATCGCTGAATCTATAATGCTTCATagcttttaaaaagaattatttttttttttgcggattgcgcaaagttttttttggcGACATTGTTACGCAGACGACGTGTGGATTTGTATTCTGATTTCATTTCTCCTGAACTTCAAAAATCTTAAACTGAAATAGATATTAAATACAGCGAAATGCAAGCACTGTTAAGGAATATTTCCTGGAGTAAATTTAAACGTCTTGTGGATGTTACACATTTTAAGGAATTGAGAAGAATCTGCAATGGATCTCACCCATACGGGAAACACACCGACGTACCATTACGCCAGTATATTAAAAAAGGACCTGGACTTGAGTATTTCATTTATAACAGTACTAAAAACTCTGTAGAGAAACAAGATACAAAGATTTCGTTCGAGAAACATCCTTATCTTAACGAAGAATCACGTGATGGACTTGGTTTAAAAGGTAACTTATATTTGttaatattgaaattagctgCAAAACATTTAACCAAGATGTTAGTATTTGTTGAGGTCTACGGCTGTCAGATGAATGTGAATGACACTGAAATAGTTCATTCTGTACTTGCAAAACACAATTATGTCCAGGCAACTTCTTGTGACAATGCTGACATTATTTTTCTGATGACATGTGCCATCCGAGAGGGtgctgaaaataaaatatggcaTCGATTAGGGCAACTGAATGGCatgaaacaagaaagaaaaaaaagaaaagaaagtttaaCTGTTGGAATAATAGGTAATGGGGGTCTTGATCTCTGATGTTAAAACCATCTTCATGTGTTTTTAATATGTCAGGGTGTATGGCTGAGCGGTTAAAAGATAACTTACTGGAAAAGGGCAAAGTTGTAGATATAGTGGTCGGCCCAGATAGCTACAGATCGCTTCCATATTTGCTTAGCCATGTCTCATCACACCAAGTATGTTGTGTTGAAATctaagtttttgtttctatgTTAGTTTATGACTTACTTATTCTCCAGGCTGCCATTGATGTAATTCTTTCTGCTGAAGAAACCTATGCAGACATCGTTCCAATTAGGTTAAATCCAAAGTCGCCATCTGCATACGTGTCAGTGTGTAGTTTTTTCATACTTCAAATTTTAGCTTATTACTAAATCACTAACGtttgcatttatttagctCCGTGATGAGAGGATGTGACAACATGTGTTCATACTGCATCGTACCATTTACGTAAGAATGATGTTGTGCAGCGCAAAAGGCTTAAattttctgtgttttcttAAGACGAAATATTCATAAGCAATTTTCCTTAGACGAGGACGAGAGCGGTCGAGACCCATTGATTCTATCGTCGATGAAGTCCGTTGTTTATCAGATCAAGGAATCAAGGAAATAACTTTACTTGGTTCGGTAGTTTTACTGCTTTCCAATGACGTTTTAGGTGACAGAAATTTTTACTTAGGT
The nucleotide sequence above comes from Daphnia carinata strain CSIRO-1 chromosome 3, CSIRO_AGI_Dcar_HiC_V3, whole genome shotgun sequence. Encoded proteins:
- the LOC130693280 gene encoding legumain-like, encoding MRGRVYFTFLALVLVSSSVFSVVALSKSNHKFLEKIVSRADETVKSIESVFHKKIVNDSNTAQPKQWAVLVAGSNGYYNYRHQADICHAYQVLRRHGIPADNIITLMYDDIANSTENPTKGIIINEPNGENVYEGVRKDYVGKDVTPETFLKVISGDIRGLRGVGSGRVLLSGPSDHIFINFVDHGAPGLLAFPNGELHARTFLDTLLDMYHRKQFAKLVLYIEACESGSMFEDLLSDNLNIFVTTAANAHEHSFACYFDSNRDTYLGDVYSVMWMEDSEKEDLTKETLFRQFSIVRKETNTSHVQEYGDLSIGKMKVGEFQGKAKSPVASNGRTWVSPLLDAVPSGDVPLAILRHKLQRSNSSPESANIQRKLRRIEKKRQHLKDTLRKIVLKATEDEAKTEFILNGRLKLTNFSCYEELVHAFSQRCFHLPKNEYAYRHLFVLVNMCQSSIPKEVIIRAMDEVCQPRKYTGII
- the LOC130693262 gene encoding aminopeptidase N-like, with protein sequence MLFRLVMLIFTLMVIQGTAKQPRSIPKYTDWRLPRWVLPRHYKLRLLPFIEEGNFTIDGQVDILLECMEPTTMIVLHMAEIRIAKDEGLQVYDLVESRRVPIQSYIEDKTRQLLVIGTKNETLQVGKYYKLSIRFVSQLNDKLNGFYRASYTENGINKYIATTQFSPTDARRAFPCFDEPGMKAVFQITLGRQKFRIAHSNMPLKRTYQNEDLPDYVWDEYETTLPMSTYILAFIVSEFEGLDSPEIDLQDRTKFRTWTRPSAGKQTEYARILGPRVLRYFENYFNISFPLPKIDMFAIPDFAVSAMENWGLITYRETALLHDPLRSSAADKQKLSSVLTHEIVHQWFGNLVTMEFWSDLWLKEGFANYLMYVGLDVVEPSLQMGQQFTVQETQKVFAVDSLLSSHAMSMPVKKRNEINGLFDSIPYAKGPAVIRMFAGFLGHKKFQQGLTSYLNNKKYQSAVDDDLWKAMSNQSIDALELPADIKTIMTSWSLQTGYPIVTVRRNYDLQTAIVTQERFYLLSSRNSSEFPLWWIPLTYTPDFNTTYQAWILGTEDGIELELPSAPTDWIIFNIDQIGYYRVNYDEINWKLITEQLLKDHRAISTFSRSQLLDDSLNVARAGSLPYYVAFELSRYLRSERDYAPWASAFRSFDYLDRMLYQTPSKDKLREYVKWLLLPAYEQIGFDERKGDSHLLISNRNQLISWACRLGVAECVNNATALYKSWMAQPDNNNWVKPNYKRVVACAAIANSGDEEWDFALERYLSTDLSSEKEMLLYALSCSSSPEALNTLLEWALDANSGIRRQDSPTVFASVSANPIGSSMVFDFVLFHWDKMVKEFPSLAVLGRLVDTISQTLDTETHLENLVTLSEGGKGDLGTSTRAVQQALERTRINLEWKKRRFQTVTKLLDSWSRMQTFSKM